TTATGGCTGGCCGTGGCCAAGCGCAGCCGCGGACAAAAGGCCGGTGCCGCACTGCTGGCTGAGGCCATAGCATGTCTCGACTGCATGAGGCCTGTTACAGTGACTACTTTCGACGGCACTGTAGATGCGGGATTTCCAGCAAGAAGGCTATACGAATCGTTCGGGTTCCACGATCTGGCTTCGGCAGGTAAGAATCCGGCAGGAATACCGATCGCCGTCATGGTGCTCGACAGGGCATGCGCCGGTGCTTGACACGGACACTCGGGATTTCCAATGCGAACAGCAA
The nucleotide sequence above comes from Desulfomonilia bacterium. Encoded proteins:
- a CDS encoding GNAT family N-acetyltransferase, producing MMNVRRSTMDDYAGWLELAKEVEPLFGPMSEEPAFCEGLKQAVTDGKALCIADDKAGCLVGGVIISLEANEILWLAVAKRSRGQKAGAALLAEAIACLDCMRPVTVTTFDGTVDAGFPARRLYESFGFHDLASAGKNPAGIPIAVMVLDRACAGA